Proteins encoded together in one Epinephelus moara isolate mb chromosome 2, YSFRI_EMoa_1.0, whole genome shotgun sequence window:
- the aqp11 gene encoding aquaporin-11: MTADVAVSLSMLVGIVAMSDATRRLLSRALADTGLAVYAMELVSTFQLCCCTHELKLLSEVGGIEPQLALTLTYLAAVVHGFTFNGATGNPSGALEHAYHARFSGGCALLRIACQFAAAAAARFAVPVIWGIGLSGLHVRHKLLGYRCISPIHAPLLKAAAVELACSFAVQTAITHTRSVEAKYRVHAVAAVIATVVYAGGSLTGAVFNPALAFSTQFPCSGNSFLEYCLVYWLGPLLGMMSSVLLFDKLVPLLSRKSPSLHLPLETKKRT, encoded by the exons ATGACTGCAGACGTGGCGGTGTCTCTGTCGATGCTTGTGGGGATCGTCGCGATGAGCGATGCGACCCGCAGGTTGTTGAGCAGGGCCCTTGCGGATACTGGGCTTGCTGTGTACGCCATGGAGCTCGTGTCCACCTTCCAGCTGTGCTGCTGCACGCACGAGCTAAAGCTACTGTCTGAGGTGGGCGGGATCGAGCCTCAGCTCGCGCTCACCTTGACGTACCTGGCGGCCGTTGTCCACGGGTTCACCTTCAACGGGGCCACTGGGAACCCCTCCGGTGCGCTCGAGCACGCCTACCATGCGAGGTTTTCAGGCGGATGCGCCCTGCTGCGGATTGCCTGCCAGTTCGCCGCGGCTGCCGCAGCGCGATTTGCAGTGCCGGTGATTTGGGGTATTGGGTTGTCGGGACTGCATGTGCGGCATAAGCTGCTCGGTTACCGGTGCATCAGCCCCATTCACGCTCCACTGCTCAAGGCCGCTGCCGTGGAGCTCGCGTGCTCTTTTGCAGTTCAGACTGCTATAACGCACACGCGATCGGTGGAGGCGAAATACCGCGTGCACGCGGTGGCTGCGGTTATTGCAACAGTAGTGTATGCAG gtggcaGTTTGACAGGAGCAGTGTTTAACCCTGCATTGGCCTTCTCCACACAGTTCCCCTGCAGTGGAAACTCCTTCCTGGAGTACTGCCTGGTCTACTGGCTCGGCCCGCTGTTGG GTATGATGAGCTCAGTGCTGTTGTTTGATAAACTCGTCCCTCTGCTGTCAAGGAAATCACCGTCTCTCCATCTCCCCCTGGAGACTAAGAAGAGGACATGA